A window from Myripristis murdjan chromosome 11, fMyrMur1.1, whole genome shotgun sequence encodes these proteins:
- the LOC115368160 gene encoding transmembrane protein 74, producing MADLELLYFDQLGCRPDPHNTSLLSNNQSINESSCRSGGKSLCSAGEDSAPWTEPRAARGPEEETETSFTCKHRGDVDGDGDDDDDDDVQLIQASPHRPTGSENWCLTRSSSSELCEEEEEEEMEGEDEDIPELYMLSDDDLGSDGSGKSVDYGFIIAVTCLVTGISLVAISYTVPRDVRVDPDSVSAREMERLEREKARVGAHLDRCVIAGLCLLTLGGVLLSTLLMISMWKGEMIRRRAFAYSKHAAKLYGSINLRAGCSPTRESSSHLSVADEDLEVLS from the exons ATGGCTGATCTTGAACTGCTTTACTTTGATCAACTGGGCTGCCGACCCGATCCGCATAACACCTCCCTGCTCTCAAATAACCAAAGTATCAACGAGAGCAGCTGCCGCTCCGGCGGAAAGTCACTTTGCAGCGCCGGGgaggattcagcaccatggacagagccTCGGGCAGCCCGGGGACCGGAGGAGGAGACGGAAACATCTTTCACATGCAAACACCGAGGGGatgttgatggtgatggtgatgatgatgatgatgatgatgtccaGTTAATTCAGGCGAGTCCACATCGGCCAACTGGGAGCGAAAACTGGTGCTTGACTCGCAGCTCCTCCAGCGAACTgtgcgaggaggaggaggaggaggagatggagggggaggac gaggacatcCCGGAACTTTACATGCTGTCCGACGACGACCTCGGCTCTGACGGGTCGGGCAAGTCGGTGGATTACGGCTTCATAATCGCCGTCACTTGCCTGGTGACCGGCATTTCGTTGGTTGCCATTTCCTACACGGTCCCGAGGGACGTGAGGGTGGACCCGGACAGCGTGTCGGCCCGGGAGatggagaggctggagagggagaaggcGAGGGTGGGGGCCCATTTGGACCGGTGTGTTATAGCGGGACTGTGCCTCCTCACCCTCGGGGGCGTGTTGCTCTCCACCCTGCTCATGATCTCCATGTGGAAAGGGGAGATGATCAGGAGAAGAGCCTTTGCCTATTCCAAACACGCAGCAAAGTTATATGGCTCAATCAATTTAAGAGCCGGCTGCAGCCCGACTCGGGAATCCTCCTCACATTTGTCAGTAGCTGATGAGGATTTAGAAGTGCTCAGTTGA